Proteins encoded in a region of the Xiphophorus couchianus chromosome 11, X_couchianus-1.0, whole genome shotgun sequence genome:
- the rwdd1 gene encoding RWD domain-containing protein 1 isoform X1, whose amino-acid sequence MTDYVEEQRNELEAIESIYPDSFTEMICYSCGLAVLSEEPTSFTITVTSDAGENGETVEATLKFTYVAEYPDEPPLWEIYSQENLEDGDLENILTLLKQQAEENLGMVMIFTLVTAVQEKLNEIVDAMKNRREEEKLRKEKEAEEAEKVKFQGTVVTIENFLAWKAKFELEMAEFRRKKQKEEEQAGKPRLTGKQLFERDHNLDTSDIQFLEDAGNNVEVDESLFQDIEDLDLDEDDPNFDPLDMDSDED is encoded by the exons atgacagattacGTCGAGGAGCAAAGGAATGAACTTGAAGCCATAGAATCAATCTATCCCGACTCCTTTACAG AAATGATCTGTTATTCATGTGGGCTTGCAGTGCTGTCAGAAGAACCCACCAGTTTCACTATTACCGTTACGTCAGATGCAGGAGAAAACGGGGAAA CTGTGGAGGCAACTTTAAAGTTTACATATGTAGCAGAATATCCAGATGAGCCTCCACTGTGGGAGATCTACTCTCAAGAAAATCTGGAAGATGGCGACCTGGAGAACATTCTCACCCTGTTGAAGCAGCAG GCTGAAGAAAACCTGGGTATGGTGATGATCTTCACCCTGGTGACAGCTGTTCAGGAGAAACTTAATGAAATTGTGGATGCAATGAAAAACAGACgagaagaggaaaaactccGGAAAGaaaaggaggcagaggaagcagaaaag GTGAAGTTCCAGGGTACAGTTGTAACAATTGAAAACTTCCTGGCATGGAAAGCCAAGTTTGAGCTGGAGATGGCTGAGTTCAGacgaaaaaaacagaaagaggaggagcaggcTGGAAAACCCAGACTCACTG gTAAACAGCTGTTTGAGAGAGATCATAACCTTGACACATCGGACATTCAGTTCCTAGAAGATG CTGGAAACAACGTTGAAGTGGACGAGTCCCTATTCCAGGACATTGAGGACTTGGATTTGGATGAAGACGATCCAAACTTTGACCCGTTAGACATGGACAGTGATGAAGACTAA
- the rwdd1 gene encoding RWD domain-containing protein 1 isoform X2, giving the protein MTDYVEEQRNELEAIESIYPDSFTVLSEEPTSFTITVTSDAGENGETVEATLKFTYVAEYPDEPPLWEIYSQENLEDGDLENILTLLKQQAEENLGMVMIFTLVTAVQEKLNEIVDAMKNRREEEKLRKEKEAEEAEKVKFQGTVVTIENFLAWKAKFELEMAEFRRKKQKEEEQAGKPRLTGKQLFERDHNLDTSDIQFLEDAGNNVEVDESLFQDIEDLDLDEDDPNFDPLDMDSDED; this is encoded by the exons atgacagattacGTCGAGGAGCAAAGGAATGAACTTGAAGCCATAGAATCAATCTATCCCGACTCCTTTACAG TGCTGTCAGAAGAACCCACCAGTTTCACTATTACCGTTACGTCAGATGCAGGAGAAAACGGGGAAA CTGTGGAGGCAACTTTAAAGTTTACATATGTAGCAGAATATCCAGATGAGCCTCCACTGTGGGAGATCTACTCTCAAGAAAATCTGGAAGATGGCGACCTGGAGAACATTCTCACCCTGTTGAAGCAGCAG GCTGAAGAAAACCTGGGTATGGTGATGATCTTCACCCTGGTGACAGCTGTTCAGGAGAAACTTAATGAAATTGTGGATGCAATGAAAAACAGACgagaagaggaaaaactccGGAAAGaaaaggaggcagaggaagcagaaaag GTGAAGTTCCAGGGTACAGTTGTAACAATTGAAAACTTCCTGGCATGGAAAGCCAAGTTTGAGCTGGAGATGGCTGAGTTCAGacgaaaaaaacagaaagaggaggagcaggcTGGAAAACCCAGACTCACTG gTAAACAGCTGTTTGAGAGAGATCATAACCTTGACACATCGGACATTCAGTTCCTAGAAGATG CTGGAAACAACGTTGAAGTGGACGAGTCCCTATTCCAGGACATTGAGGACTTGGATTTGGATGAAGACGATCCAAACTTTGACCCGTTAGACATGGACAGTGATGAAGACTAA
- the calhm6 gene encoding calcium homeostasis modulator protein 6, which translates to MDRFKTILNIASKQTNLGFGLVALLTAGGEQIFSSVAFKCPCNELNFLYGLVFLLVPALALLLLGYILSKKMWILFTGLWHNRAKLCYWKNLATTCTAFLQISSTALVAPSSWLAVALLNGNYYECAMTGTNLSVYNQYLCKDMNFELDCGKKLHMLPCDKRNEEVLRTLRSQSQILGWLVITFIMLSSLLIICLARCNSPISYQQLKFWRAYAQEESELMDLYTNKHAKDLAERNLKSFFNQMEPANITTPSNKDWEKISLLYKFSTKDHFYSTLHRYVETNQEGDGIRMVSVRSNESTDNPAVLHFVDGGMVSM; encoded by the exons ATGGATAGGTTTAAGACGATTCTGAATATTGCCAGCAAGCAGACCAACCTTGGTTTTGGGTTGGTTGCTCTGTTGACAGCTGGAGGCGAGCAGATCTTCTCCTCGGTGGCATTCAAATGTCCCTGCAACGAGCTGAACTTCCTGTATGGCTTGGTCTTCCTGTTGGTTCCAGCACTAGCTTTGCTGCTGCTAGGTTATATTCTCAGCAAAAAGATGTGGATATTGTTTACAGGTCTTTGGCACAACAGGGCAAAGTTGTGTTATTGGAAAAACCTGGCCACCACTTGTACAGCTTTCTTACAAATCAGTTCCACAGCCCTGGTGGCACCGTCCAGCTGGTTAGCTGTTGCTCTGCTTAATGGTAACTATTATGAGTGTGCAATGACTGGAACCAATTTGAGTGTTTACAACCAGTATTTGTGCAAAGATATGAATTTTGAGTTGGACTGTGGAAAGAAGCTTCACATGCTTCCTTGTGATAAACGTAATGAGGAGGTTCTGCGTACATTAAGATCTCAGTCTCAG ATTCTAGGTTGGCTtgtcatcaccttcatcatgtTGTCCAGTTTACTGATCATCTGCCTGGCTCGCTGCAACTCCCCCATCAGCTATCAGCAACTCAAGTTCTGGAGGGCATATGCTCAGGAGGAAAGTGAGCTCATGGATTTATACACCAATAAACACGCTAAAGATCTTGCTGAGAGAAACCTAAAGAGCTTTTTCAATCAGATGGAACCTGCAAACATCACCACTCCCTCCAACAAAGACTGGGAGAAAATTTCCTTATTATATAAGTTTAGCACCAAAGATCACTTCTACAGCACTTTGCATCGATATGTGGAGACAAACCAGGAGGGTGATGGGATTAGGATGGTTTCAGTAAGATCAAATGAGTCGACTGACAACCCTGCTGTTCTCCATTTTGTGGATGGTGGAATGGTTTCAATGTGA
- the calhm5.1 gene encoding calcium homeostasis modulator protein 5: MDNFQTVLRFFMNQKTTIGYSFMALLTIGGERVFSMVSFQCPCNHEQNFSYGLTFLLGPAAVLFVLGLFFSSKLWRLYTGCCLNPMKLCPRGNCLGCFRVLLSIITGACVAPVMWLCVALLNGTFYECAISGLDDNLVVNLFCKNKTLPDKCREQLALVPCDNSKLSSDERMKLLLMFRAQSQILGWSFIIVAAIVGLLGTCCKNCRSQVSYLQLTFWKRYIEKEKERFDAFTVDYATKLAERNLQSFFENKEPDPMPFPNHKAWEEISAYYTFSRSEQYYSTLQRYVERADRDFTPENRPVLDMEHGIEMS; encoded by the exons ATGGATAACTTCCAGACAGTACTGCGTTTCTTCATGAACCAAAAAACCACCATTGGTTACAGTTTTATGGCACTCCTAACTATAGGTGGGGAACGAGTTTTTTCCATGGTTTCATTTCAGTGTCCATGTAACCATGAGCAGAATTTCTCGTATGGGCTGACTTTTCTGCTTGGTCCAGCtgctgtgctttttgttttgggtcTGTTCTTCAGCAGCAAGCTGTGGAGGCTCTACACTGGCTGCTGCCTTAACCCCATGAAGCTTTGTCCTCGAGGGAACTGCCTTGGCTGTTTCAGGGTCTTATTGAGCATTATTACTGGTGCTTGTGTGGCCCCTGTTATGTGGCTGTGCGTGGCCTTGCTCAATGGGACCTTTTATGAATGTGCCATCAGCGGTCTGGATGATAACCTGGTTGTGaatctgttttgtaaaaacaagaCGTTGCCCGACAAATGTCGGGAGCAGCTGGCCCTGGTTCCCTGTGATAACTCTAAACTCTCCAGTGATGAAcggatgaagctgctgctgatgttcAGGGCGCAGTCACAA ATTTTGGGCTGGAGTTTCATAATTGTTGCTGCCATTGTAGGTCTTTTGGGCACTTGCTGCAAAAACTGCCGCTCCCAGGTCAGTTACCTGCAGCTTACGTTCTGGAAGCGTTATATTGAGAAAGAGAAGGAGCGCTTTGATGCCTTCACTGTGGACTATGCAACAAAGCTGGCTGAGAGAAACCTGCAGAGTTTTTTTGAGAACAAAGAACCTGATCCCATGCCATTTCCAAACCACAAGGCATGGGAGGAGATCTCTGCATACTACACTTTCTCCAGGAGTGAACAGTATTACAGTACTCTGCAGCGCTACGTAGAGCGGGCAGACAGGGATTTCACACCAGAAAATCGACCCGTTCTGGACATGGAGCATGGGATAGAAATGAGCTGA